Part of the Rhodobacteraceae bacterium M385 genome is shown below.
ATATGGCGACATGTTCAAGTTCGGCGTGATCGACCCGGCCAAAGTTGTCCGTACGGCGCTGCAAGACGCGGCATCTGTCGCTGGCCTGCTGATCACCACGGAAGCCATGATCGCCGACAAGCCGTCGAAAGACGGCGGCGGCGCCCCTGCAATGCCCGACATGGGCGGCATGGGCGGCATGATGTAAGGCGACTTTGCTTTAACAAAGTCTGCCACAACGGCAGTGCAAAGGCCCCCTCGTGGGGCCTTTGTCACGTCTACGGCATTGCTCTTTTCTTTTACCGCGCCTGCTGACAGAAAACCCCATGCCCCACGCGCCCCTTTCCATTACGTTTCAAAATGCTCAGGTTCTCAGGACCGATGGGCTTGAGGTGGCTGATCTTTCGACCTCGAAGGGGCTTATCGGCACGAAGGCCTCCCGCACCGTTGATGCCGCGGGCTACATGATCCTGCCGGGCATTGTCGATCTGCATGGCGACGGGTTTGAACACCACATGGCGCCCCGTCGTGGGGCGCAGTCGGACCCCGCCCTTGGCCTTCGCGCGGTCGAGGCAGAGTTGGCGGCCAACGGCATTACTACCGCCATGCTGGCGCAGTTTTTCTCGTGGGAAGGCGGGATGCGGGGGCCGGATTTTGCCCAAACGCTGGTGCGTGCGGTGGCGGATTATCAGGCGACGACGGACCTGCACATCCAACTGCGGCTGGAGGTGGCGATTTCGGACCTTTTCACCCGCGCCGCCGCATTGATCGCGGAAGGGGGCATCCGTTACGTGGTGCTGAACGATCACCTTCCCCACAAGGCTTTGGCTGCCGGAAAGCGCCCGCCTCGGCTGACCGGGCAGGCGCTGAAGTCGGGGCGCTCCCCCGAGGCGCATCTGGCAATGCTGCAAGAGCTTCATGAAAACATGCCTCGCGCTGAAATAGCCGTTGCCGCGCTGACGGCAGAGCTGAGGGCGGCTCATGTGCGCATCGGCAGCCACGATGATCGCACCGCGAGTGATCGCACCCGCAACCGGGCCCTGGGCGCAGACATATGCGAGTTCCCCGAAACGCTTGCGGCGGCGGAGGCGGCACATGAGGCCGGAGAGCCGATTATCATGGGCGCTCCCAATGTCGTGCGCGGCGGATCACACGATAAGAAGATCGCGGCAAAAGATTTGATTTTAAAGGGTTGGGTGACGGCTTTGGTATCGGATTACCATTACCCCTCACTGCATCGGGCGGCGCTGAAACTTTGGGATGATGGGATGGAGTTGCCGCAGGCTTGGGGGTTGATCTCTGCCGGGCCGGCACGGGTGATGGGATGGAAGGACAGGGGCCAATTGGTGCCCGGGCTGCGCGCTGATCTGGTGGTGATGCACGCAGAGACCCGCCGGATCGAGGGTGTGATCTGTGGCGGGCGCGTGACGCATTTGACCGGTGAACTTGCAACAAGAATGGTGGGCTGACGTGCGATTTATGCTTCTGGTGTGCGTGGTCCTTGTGGCCTTCGCGGCGAACTCGATCCTCAATAGGATGGCGGTGGGTGGCGCAGAGATTGACGCGCTGTTGTTCGCCTTGGTCCGCGCCTTCGCCGGGGCGGTAATGCTGACCGTTCTGGTCTTGGCTCGGCGGCGCGGCCTGCCGGTGTTTCGCGCAGCCCGGATCGTGGGGGCGGGCAGCCTTACGCTTTATCTTGTTGGCTTTTCAATTGCTTACGTGCAGATGGATGCGGGGCTTGGGGCCTTGATCCTGTTCGGTGGCGTTCAGGTCACCATGTTTGCCGGGTCGTTGTTTGAGGGCGAACGCCCGCCGCTGCGCCGCTGGATCGGGGCCGCACTGGCCCTAGCGGGCCTGACGTGGTTGAGCTGGCCCACGGGACCGACGGCTCTTCCGGCGGTTGCCGTCATCGCCATGTTGGTGGCAGCGGTGGGGTGGGGGATCTACAGCCTCGCGGGGCGTCGCGCGCTAGACCCGATGGCCGAGACGGGGGCGAATTTCATTTGGTCGGTGCCGCCATTGTTGTTGCTGACGATGCTGCGTCCTGCCCAGATTGATGGGGTAGAGACGACGCCGTTAGGCTTTGCCTTGGCGATTGTGGCGGGGGCTGTAACCTCGGGGCTTGGCTATGCGCTTTGGTATTCGGTTTTGCCGCGTCTTGGGGGATCGACCTCGGCGCTGCTGCAACTGACGGTGCCGATCATCGCTATGGCCGCAGGCGTGGCGCTATTGGACGAGGTGGTGACATGGCGCATGTTGGGGGCCGGTTTGGTCACCTTGGGGGGCATTGCTTACGGCCTTGGCCTGTTTCAGCGGATGGCGAGTTCCAAGGGATCGTAGTAGAAGCCGCCGTCCCAAGCGATGCGTTCCAAGCTATCGGGTTTCACGCGAATGCTGGCCATTTCGGCCCGTGACACGAGGCGGCGTTTGGTGACGATGCCTTCCGGATCGGTCCAGGCCTGCAAGGGGTCGCCCGAGATCAGGGTGACGCGGAAATAGACATCGACTTGGTGGAAGTGGCGGCGCGGGTCGTGGAATTCATTCACGAGGCAAGGCGCCCCGACGGCAATTTCCAGCCCGGTTTCCTCCTGAAATTCTCGCTTCAGGTTGTCCTCAAGGGAGTGATGGGGATCGGCCCCACCGCCGGGCGCACACATCAGATCGGACTTCGCCTCCGGCCAGGCATTCACCAAAAGGAGGCGGTCATCGACCATCAGGAGGCCGCGGACAGCCATGCGAATGGGGCGCTTGGAGGCGGGATTGGACATGGTCAGAACCTGACGGGGCGCGACAAGAAGGGCAAGCCCCTCGT
Proteins encoded:
- a CDS encoding alpha-D-ribose 1-methylphosphonate 5-triphosphate diphosphatase; amino-acid sequence: MPHAPLSITFQNAQVLRTDGLEVADLSTSKGLIGTKASRTVDAAGYMILPGIVDLHGDGFEHHMAPRRGAQSDPALGLRAVEAELAANGITTAMLAQFFSWEGGMRGPDFAQTLVRAVADYQATTDLHIQLRLEVAISDLFTRAAALIAEGGIRYVVLNDHLPHKALAAGKRPPRLTGQALKSGRSPEAHLAMLQELHENMPRAEIAVAALTAELRAAHVRIGSHDDRTASDRTRNRALGADICEFPETLAAAEAAHEAGEPIIMGAPNVVRGGSHDKKIAAKDLILKGWVTALVSDYHYPSLHRAALKLWDDGMELPQAWGLISAGPARVMGWKDRGQLVPGLRADLVVMHAETRRIEGVICGGRVTHLTGELATRMVG
- a CDS encoding DMT family transporter, with amino-acid sequence MRFMLLVCVVLVAFAANSILNRMAVGGAEIDALLFALVRAFAGAVMLTVLVLARRRGLPVFRAARIVGAGSLTLYLVGFSIAYVQMDAGLGALILFGGVQVTMFAGSLFEGERPPLRRWIGAALALAGLTWLSWPTGPTALPAVAVIAMLVAAVGWGIYSLAGRRALDPMAETGANFIWSVPPLLLLTMLRPAQIDGVETTPLGFALAIVAGAVTSGLGYALWYSVLPRLGGSTSALLQLTVPIIAMAAGVALLDEVVTWRMLGAGLVTLGGIAYGLGLFQRMASSKGS
- a CDS encoding NUDIX hydrolase — translated: MSNPASKRPIRMAVRGLLMVDDRLLLVNAWPEAKSDLMCAPGGGADPHHSLEDNLKREFQEETGLEIAVGAPCLVNEFHDPRRHFHQVDVYFRVTLISGDPLQAWTDPEGIVTKRRLVSRAEMASIRVKPDSLERIAWDGGFYYDPLELAIR